In Gracilimonas sp., a single window of DNA contains:
- a CDS encoding Gfo/Idh/MocA family oxidoreductase, which translates to MNKVNWGILSTADIATKHVIPGMQKGELCNIQAISSRSAERAKEAADTLNIARAYGSYEELLADEEIDAIYNPLPNHLHVPWTIKALEAGKHVLCEKSIAINAKEAERLKKETEKYPHLKVMEAFMYRFHPQWEVVKGWVDSGKIGDVKTLQTMFTYYNVNPDDIRNKEGMGGGGLLDVGCYCISASRYIFDEEPLKVMGEVDMDPDFNIDRLASGILTFSKGTSVFTCSTQAGRNQSLIVLGTEARIEMDNPFNPYTNATSVYLRNKGELLEKKTVQADHYTLQGDAFSRSIMNDEPVPTPLTDAIANLKVIDAVFESGKKQSPVHL; encoded by the coding sequence ATGAATAAAGTAAACTGGGGAATTTTAAGTACGGCTGACATTGCAACGAAACATGTGATTCCGGGAATGCAAAAGGGAGAGCTTTGTAATATTCAGGCGATATCATCAAGATCGGCGGAACGGGCGAAAGAAGCAGCTGATACTCTTAATATCGCCAGGGCTTATGGGTCCTACGAAGAACTGTTGGCAGATGAAGAAATTGACGCTATTTATAATCCGCTTCCCAACCACCTGCATGTACCGTGGACTATCAAAGCACTGGAAGCCGGAAAGCATGTATTATGTGAAAAGTCGATTGCGATAAATGCTAAAGAAGCAGAAAGGCTGAAAAAGGAAACGGAAAAATATCCTCACCTAAAGGTGATGGAGGCTTTCATGTATCGCTTTCATCCGCAGTGGGAGGTGGTAAAAGGCTGGGTTGACTCCGGCAAGATCGGTGATGTTAAAACCTTACAAACAATGTTTACTTACTACAACGTCAATCCTGATGATATCAGAAATAAAGAGGGTATGGGGGGCGGTGGCCTCCTGGATGTGGGCTGTTATTGCATTTCCGCTTCACGTTACATATTTGATGAAGAACCTTTAAAAGTGATGGGAGAAGTCGATATGGATCCTGATTTTAATATAGACCGACTTGCCTCGGGAATATTGACATTTTCGAAAGGGACCTCGGTTTTTACTTGCTCAACCCAAGCCGGCAGAAATCAAAGTCTTATTGTTTTGGGCACTGAAGCGCGGATCGAAATGGATAACCCTTTCAACCCATATACAAATGCGACATCTGTATATTTAAGGAATAAAGGTGAATTGCTTGAAAAGAAAACCGTACAGGCGGATCACTATACCCTTCAGGGAGATGCTTTTTCCAGATCAATTATGAATGATGAACCGGTCCCAACTCCCTTAACGGATGCCATTGCCAATCTTAAAGTGATAGATGCTGTTTTTGAGAGTGGTAAGAAACAATCACCCGTTCATCTTTGA
- the azu gene encoding azurin: protein MRLLLSILTIFTLAFTSTVYAQDKVEITVESNDRMQFDTDEIKVKAGQTVVLTLKHVGKLPKAAMGHNWVLLTQGTSIQEFGSAASKFAGNEYIPEGTDDVIVHTKLIGGGQETTIEFTAPEKGTYDFICSFPGHYAMMKGKFIVE, encoded by the coding sequence ATGAGACTCCTATTATCCATACTCACCATTTTTACACTGGCGTTTACAAGTACTGTTTATGCACAAGACAAAGTCGAAATTACCGTAGAAAGTAATGACCGCATGCAGTTTGATACTGACGAAATTAAAGTTAAAGCCGGACAAACGGTGGTTCTTACTCTAAAACATGTCGGAAAACTTCCGAAAGCAGCCATGGGCCATAATTGGGTGTTACTTACTCAAGGCACCAGCATTCAGGAATTTGGTTCAGCTGCATCTAAGTTTGCAGGTAACGAATATATCCCTGAAGGAACCGATGACGTAATTGTACACACAAAGTTGATCGGTGGCGGACAGGAAACAACGATTGAATTTACAGCTCCTGAAAAAGGAACTTACGACTTCATTTGCAGTTTCCCGGGCCACTATGCCATGATGAAAGGCAAATTTATTGTTGAATAA